A portion of the Salmo trutta chromosome 1, fSalTru1.1, whole genome shotgun sequence genome contains these proteins:
- the LOC115207031 gene encoding B-cell receptor CD22 isoform X1: MSVGLTQPICMEMALSLLILPGVLCTNWLVVYQDVCAVRGSSVVIFCTYHYPEMVVNKNLTVEKVMWSQGRKQFFDGPFIIDSNNRTHTGTKFEYVGNKVHNCSLQIHQVEQRDSGEYAFRFETNNGGKWTGSNGAKVNISELIISMTTPKVHEPIKEGDCVNLTCMNNCSSAVMWFRNGKPLQEESSTLYLCDISFQDSGNYSCSPKHYNRPLSEVIRVNVEYGPRNPSVSVWPSSEVLEGSDVTLTCSSNANPTLNYTWFKIDGESCLEMVSQAELQLNVTHTGNSGKYFCVVSNKHGRQNSTILSLKVKDHAKGMAAVTLTILIAVLAVVPMIVILPMVAWHLVAHRKKTTAPKSDTEENTQTTEAHVTSHTSDCSLTEERREEEPSQQDEVIYTTVHTNTKQRANIQQQNEEATPIYSSIWEQQAKEDLYSVVSRPTPRGKQAQDDPVIYSAAIRTTPFSELKHHHGIAP; this comes from the exons ATGAGTGTTGGGCTGACACAACCCATCTGTATGGAAATGGCTCTGTCTCTACTCATTTTGCCTG GGGTTTTGTGCACCAACTGGCTTGTGGTATATCAAGATGTCTGTGCAGTAAGAGGCTCTTCTgttgtcattttctgcacatATCACTATCCTGAGATGGTTGTTAACAAGAACCTTACAGTGGAAAAAGTTATGTGGAGTCAAGGGAGGAAACAGTTTTTTGATGGCCCTTTCATCATTGATAGTAATAATAGAACTCATACCGGCACCAAATTTGAGTATGTTGGTAACAAAGTTCATAATTGTTCTTTGCAAATCCACCAAGTAGAGCAGAGAGACAGTGGAGAATATGCATTCAGATTTGAAACTAATAACGGCGGCAAGTGGACGGGAAGTAATGGTGCAAAAGTGAATATTTCTG AGTTGATCATTTCGATGACAACACCCAAAGTACACGAACCAATAAAAGAAGGGGATTGTGTGAATCTGACCTGTATGAACAACTGTTCATCTGCAGTTATGTGGTTCAGGAATGGAAAACCCCTGCAAGAGGAGTCCTCAACTCTTTACCTCTGTGACATATCCTTTCAAGACTCTGGAAACTACTCATGTTCTCCAAAGCATTACAATAGACCACTTTCTGAGGTTATCAGGGTCAACGTTGAAT ATGGCCCTAGGAATCCCTCAGTCTCAGTCTGGCCGTCATCTGAAGTATTGGAGGGTAGTGATGTTACTTTGACCTGCAGCAGCAATGCTAACCCAACATTGAACTACACTTGGTTTAAAATAGATGGAGAGAGTTGTCTGGAAATGGTATCTCAGGCTGAGCTACAGTTGAATGTTACTCACACTGGTAATAGTGGGAAATACTTCTGTGTCGTCAGCAATAAGCATGGAAGACAGAATTCCACTATTCTATCTCTGAAAGTCAAAG ATCATGCAAAGGGGATGGCAGCTGTGACACTCACAATACTTATTGCAGTGCTTGCTGTAGTGCCAATGATTGTCATTTTGCCTATGGTCGCTTGGCATCTTGTTGCTCACAG GAAAAAGACTACAGCACCAAAATCAGACACAGAAGAGAACACACAG ACCACAGAAGCGCATGTAACCAGCCACACGTCAGACTGTAGCCTGACAGAAGAGCGGAGAGAGGAGGAACCATCTCAACAGGATGAAGTCATCTATACAACAGTGCACACCAACACCAAGCAAAGGGCAAACAT ACAACAGCAGAACGAGGAAGCTACGCCCATCTACAGCTCTATATG GGAGCAACAAGCCAAGGAGGATCTCTACAGTGTAGTATCCAG GCCCACTCCTAGGGGGAAACAGGCCCAGGATGACCCAGTCATCTACAGCGCTGCGATCAG GACTACTCCATTTTCTGAGCTGAAGCATCACCATGGCATAGCCCCTTGA
- the LOC115207031 gene encoding B-cell receptor CD22 isoform X3 — protein MSVGLTQPICMEMALSLLILPGVLCTNWLVVYQDVCAVRGSSVVIFCTYHYPEMVVNKNLTVEKVMWSQGRKQFFDGPFIIDSNNRTHTGTKFEYVGNKVHNCSLQIHQVEQRDSGEYAFRFETNNGGKWTGSNGAKVNISELIISMTTPKVHEPIKEGDCVNLTCMNNCSSAVMWFRNGKPLQEESSTLYLCDISFQDSGNYSCSPKHYNRPLSEVIRVNVEYGPRNPSVSVWPSSEVLEGSDVTLTCSSNANPTLNYTWFKIDGESCLEMVSQAELQLNVTHTGNSGKYFCVVSNKHGRQNSTILSLKVKDHAKGMAAVTLTILIAVLAVVPMIVILPMVAWHLVAHRKKTTAPKSDTEENTQTTEAHVTSHTSDCSLTEERREEEPSQQDEVIYTTVHTNTKQRANIRTRKLRPSTALYGSNKPRRISTV, from the exons ATGAGTGTTGGGCTGACACAACCCATCTGTATGGAAATGGCTCTGTCTCTACTCATTTTGCCTG GGGTTTTGTGCACCAACTGGCTTGTGGTATATCAAGATGTCTGTGCAGTAAGAGGCTCTTCTgttgtcattttctgcacatATCACTATCCTGAGATGGTTGTTAACAAGAACCTTACAGTGGAAAAAGTTATGTGGAGTCAAGGGAGGAAACAGTTTTTTGATGGCCCTTTCATCATTGATAGTAATAATAGAACTCATACCGGCACCAAATTTGAGTATGTTGGTAACAAAGTTCATAATTGTTCTTTGCAAATCCACCAAGTAGAGCAGAGAGACAGTGGAGAATATGCATTCAGATTTGAAACTAATAACGGCGGCAAGTGGACGGGAAGTAATGGTGCAAAAGTGAATATTTCTG AGTTGATCATTTCGATGACAACACCCAAAGTACACGAACCAATAAAAGAAGGGGATTGTGTGAATCTGACCTGTATGAACAACTGTTCATCTGCAGTTATGTGGTTCAGGAATGGAAAACCCCTGCAAGAGGAGTCCTCAACTCTTTACCTCTGTGACATATCCTTTCAAGACTCTGGAAACTACTCATGTTCTCCAAAGCATTACAATAGACCACTTTCTGAGGTTATCAGGGTCAACGTTGAAT ATGGCCCTAGGAATCCCTCAGTCTCAGTCTGGCCGTCATCTGAAGTATTGGAGGGTAGTGATGTTACTTTGACCTGCAGCAGCAATGCTAACCCAACATTGAACTACACTTGGTTTAAAATAGATGGAGAGAGTTGTCTGGAAATGGTATCTCAGGCTGAGCTACAGTTGAATGTTACTCACACTGGTAATAGTGGGAAATACTTCTGTGTCGTCAGCAATAAGCATGGAAGACAGAATTCCACTATTCTATCTCTGAAAGTCAAAG ATCATGCAAAGGGGATGGCAGCTGTGACACTCACAATACTTATTGCAGTGCTTGCTGTAGTGCCAATGATTGTCATTTTGCCTATGGTCGCTTGGCATCTTGTTGCTCACAG GAAAAAGACTACAGCACCAAAATCAGACACAGAAGAGAACACACAG ACCACAGAAGCGCATGTAACCAGCCACACGTCAGACTGTAGCCTGACAGAAGAGCGGAGAGAGGAGGAACCATCTCAACAGGATGAAGTCATCTATACAACAGTGCACACCAACACCAAGCAAAGGGCAAACAT CAGAACGAGGAAGCTACGCCCATCTACAGCTCTATATG GGAGCAACAAGCCAAGGAGGATCTCTACAGTGTAG
- the LOC115207031 gene encoding B-cell receptor CD22 isoform X2, translating into MSVGLTQPICMEMALSLLILPGVLCTNWLVVYQDVCAVRGSSVVIFCTYHYPEMVVNKNLTVEKVMWSQGRKQFFDGPFIIDSNNRTHTGTKFEYVGNKVHNCSLQIHQVEQRDSGEYAFRFETNNGGKWTGSNGAKVNISELIISMTTPKVHEPIKEGDCVNLTCMNNCSSAVMWFRNGKPLQEESSTLYLCDISFQDSGNYSCSPKHYNRPLSEVIRVNVEYGPRNPSVSVWPSSEVLEGSDVTLTCSSNANPTLNYTWFKIDGESCLEMVSQAELQLNVTHTGNSGKYFCVVSNKHGRQNSTILSLKVKDHAKGMAAVTLTILIAVLAVVPMIVILPMVAWHLVAHRKKTTAPKSDTEENTQTTEAHVTSHTSDCSLTEERREEEPSQQDEVIYTTVHTNTKQRANIQQQNEEATPIYSSIWEQQAKEDLYSVVSRPTPRGKQAQDDPVIYSAAIRQ; encoded by the exons ATGAGTGTTGGGCTGACACAACCCATCTGTATGGAAATGGCTCTGTCTCTACTCATTTTGCCTG GGGTTTTGTGCACCAACTGGCTTGTGGTATATCAAGATGTCTGTGCAGTAAGAGGCTCTTCTgttgtcattttctgcacatATCACTATCCTGAGATGGTTGTTAACAAGAACCTTACAGTGGAAAAAGTTATGTGGAGTCAAGGGAGGAAACAGTTTTTTGATGGCCCTTTCATCATTGATAGTAATAATAGAACTCATACCGGCACCAAATTTGAGTATGTTGGTAACAAAGTTCATAATTGTTCTTTGCAAATCCACCAAGTAGAGCAGAGAGACAGTGGAGAATATGCATTCAGATTTGAAACTAATAACGGCGGCAAGTGGACGGGAAGTAATGGTGCAAAAGTGAATATTTCTG AGTTGATCATTTCGATGACAACACCCAAAGTACACGAACCAATAAAAGAAGGGGATTGTGTGAATCTGACCTGTATGAACAACTGTTCATCTGCAGTTATGTGGTTCAGGAATGGAAAACCCCTGCAAGAGGAGTCCTCAACTCTTTACCTCTGTGACATATCCTTTCAAGACTCTGGAAACTACTCATGTTCTCCAAAGCATTACAATAGACCACTTTCTGAGGTTATCAGGGTCAACGTTGAAT ATGGCCCTAGGAATCCCTCAGTCTCAGTCTGGCCGTCATCTGAAGTATTGGAGGGTAGTGATGTTACTTTGACCTGCAGCAGCAATGCTAACCCAACATTGAACTACACTTGGTTTAAAATAGATGGAGAGAGTTGTCTGGAAATGGTATCTCAGGCTGAGCTACAGTTGAATGTTACTCACACTGGTAATAGTGGGAAATACTTCTGTGTCGTCAGCAATAAGCATGGAAGACAGAATTCCACTATTCTATCTCTGAAAGTCAAAG ATCATGCAAAGGGGATGGCAGCTGTGACACTCACAATACTTATTGCAGTGCTTGCTGTAGTGCCAATGATTGTCATTTTGCCTATGGTCGCTTGGCATCTTGTTGCTCACAG GAAAAAGACTACAGCACCAAAATCAGACACAGAAGAGAACACACAG ACCACAGAAGCGCATGTAACCAGCCACACGTCAGACTGTAGCCTGACAGAAGAGCGGAGAGAGGAGGAACCATCTCAACAGGATGAAGTCATCTATACAACAGTGCACACCAACACCAAGCAAAGGGCAAACAT ACAACAGCAGAACGAGGAAGCTACGCCCATCTACAGCTCTATATG GGAGCAACAAGCCAAGGAGGATCTCTACAGTGTAGTATCCAG GCCCACTCCTAGGGGGAAACAGGCCCAGGATGACCCAGTCATCTACAGCGCTGCGATCAG GCAGTAG